From Acropora muricata isolate sample 2 chromosome 14, ASM3666990v1, whole genome shotgun sequence, one genomic window encodes:
- the LOC136897835 gene encoding uncharacterized protein, with protein sequence MQVIQLVLVFSLYHFKVTEAKCKLKCEQTSARISDTRLKNHALIGHSFKNFTVNKPFDCYEKCSHERCRCQAFQIKGERSCELLDEDRFSAPYELQEEEGYKYFDLNREYKKPTNNACPNQPCNNKCCEDNPCSNGGTCTELCDHAKSKFNCTCATEYYGKFCKKKIPTSCKQLQVVAKNLEDSVVHTLYDPTRKSLFQTFCDFTSENGFVWTLLESFSLANNNHFKAQPFYKNYPVNQNSFKWNKFRLSLPIMNSTLSHSTHLRATCNFNTDGLVTTDYLRAKTTELNILLLKGYKCVTLEYINIRGYEDYNPAVWMIQRSAHLHTDSHKGGSHCSFDSAKNGSIGGSGEDNFGLYGTVNHLHRCSSGNSSTTQWWFGEQ encoded by the exons ATGCAAGTTATTCAACTCGTACTGGTGTTTTCGCTGTATCATTTCAAGGTAACAGAAGCAAAGTGTAAGTTGAAATGCGAGCAGACTAGTGCACGCATCAGCGATACACGATTGAAAAACCATGCGCTGATAGGACATAGCTTCAAGAACTTCACTGTGAACAAACCGTTTGACTGTTATGAAAAATGCTCTCATGAGAGATGCAGATGCCAAGCCTTTCAAATAAAAGGCGAGCGCAGCTGTGAGTTGCTGGATGAAGATAGGTTCTCAGCCCCTTATGAATTGCAAGAAGAAGAAGGGTACAAGTACTTCGACTTAAACAGGGAATACAAGAAACCG ACGAACAACGCATGCCCAAATCAACCATGTAATAACAAGTGCTGTGAAGACAACCCCTGTTCTAACGGAGGAACATGCACCGAACTGTGCGACCACGCTAAAAGCAAGTTCAACTGCACATGCGCGACTGAATATTATGGCAAATTTTGTAAGAAGAAAATTCCAACATCTTGTAAGCAGCTTCAAGTGGTGGCTAAAAATTTGGAAGACTCTGTTGTACACACTTTGTACGATCCAACAAGAAAGTCGTTGTTCCAAACCTTTTGTGATTTCACTTCTGAAAATGGATTCGTTTGGACTTTGCTTGAGTCCTTCAGCTTAGCGAACAACAACCATTTCAAGGCTCAGCCATTCTACAAAAATTACCCAGTGAACCAGAACTCTTTCAAGTGGAACAAGTTTCGCCTGTCACTGCCGATAATGAATTCAACGCTGAGCCATTCCACGCACTTAAGAGCAACTTGCAACTTCAACACTGATGGACTGGTAACTACGGATTACCTGAGAGCCAAGACGACCGAACTCAACATCCTGCTGCTGAAAGGTTACAAATGTGTAACATTagaatatatcaatatcagaggCTACGAGGACTACAACCCCGCTGTCTGGATGATTCAACGTTCTGCACACCTTCACACTGATTCACATAAGGGCGGGAGTCATTGCTCGTTCGATAGTGCTAAAAACGGCTCCATTGGGGGATCGGGCGAAGATAATTTTGGGCTTTACGGAACAGTCAATCATTTACACAGATGCTCCTCGGGGAATAGTTCTACAACACAGTGGTGGTTTGGCGAACAGtaa
- the LOC136899548 gene encoding uncharacterized protein, producing MLDAQLVQLKKLGKENSQHKPTLEDEDMEKLKSSDALSLSNPLSLLRNVWFHIVLYFCRRGREGQRELQKSSFKLDVDASERNYVTMAHDEVSKNHPGGLKDTSSTEKYARMYETDSPNDGYKAVKFYLSKLNPKSSAFFQYPSRNWAPSDPVWYDNKPLGINKLDNMMKEISQAAQLSRVYTNHSVRATAITLWSNTGVPNRHIMAISGHRNEQSLAHYNTRPSTAQLLHCSKVLSSHIQGSTALVSVEQSIHTAARSATVVENQQLRPMSCNFDSIFSNCSIQNVQVVVSPASPSK from the coding sequence ATGCTGGACGCACAACTTGTTCAACTGAAGAAACTCGGCAAAGAAAACAGCCAGCACAAGCCTACGCTGGAAGATGAAGACATGGAGAAGCTCAAATCATCGGATGCACTGTCTCTCAGCAATCCTCTGTCCCTCCTAAGAAACGTCTGGTTTCATATTGTTTTGTACTTCTGCAGACGAGGCCGCGAAGGGCAACGAGAGCTGCAGAAATCCAGCTTCAAACTGGATGTCGATGCGAGCGAGAGAAATTACGTGACCATGGCGCACGATGAAGTGTCTAAAAACCATCCCGGTGGCCTGAAAGATACCAGCAGCACGGAAAAATATGCACGAATGTATGAAACGGACAGTCCCAACGATGGCTACAAAGCTGTGAAGTTCTATCTTTCCAAACTCAACCCCAAAAGTTCTGCATTTTTCCAGTATCCTAGCCGAAACTGGGCGCCTTCCGATCCCGTTTGGTACGACAACAAGCCGCTCGGCATCAATAAACTTGACAACATGATGAAGGAAATTAGTCAAGCAGCTCAGCTGTCGAGAGTTTATACCAACCACTCTGTCCGTGCCACAGCAATCACCCTCTGGTCGAATACTGGAGTCCCTAACCGCCATATCATGGCGATTTCTGGCCATAGGAATGAGCAGAGCTTAGCTCACTACAACACTCGCCCTTCAACAGCTCAGCTTCTTCACTGCAGCAAAGTCCTTTCCAGCCATATTCAAGGGTCCACAGCATTAGTTTCGGTTGAGCAATCAATCCATACTGCTGCTAGGTCTGCTACAGTCGTAGAAAACCAGCAATTGAGGCCAATGTCGTGCAATTTCGACTCCATTTTCAGCAACTGCTCGATTCAGAATGTGCAAGTCGTGGTCTCCCCGGCGAGCCCTTCAAAATGA
- the LOC136897836 gene encoding protein unc-13 homolog C-like: MADASLNLKRKKRGSNSSTSDNELKSPEEKRARDKALNVELALSSGDKVPEHVEMTLDLGAKVDLILSSLDAVNSKLESINAVVVSLEQKLNKVQGRVEMLEQDQAKSKDTIKDMHDGLQALNTIVEASKTAGDRVKVYCEDKCKDLQDKLLYAEVYQRRENLRFFGIGEKPGSKEDTLAVLQEFFVRVLAIQPEEVLKIEFQRVHRVDKINVDGRPRAIIARFLRYQDREFIFTKTNLLKDSQFGISADLPKEIVKRRKAQVKKLIEARRSGKLAFFSRAEPDKLYIDRVLVPV; this comes from the coding sequence ATGGCCGATGCTTCTTTAAatcttaaaaggaaaaagcgtgGAAGCAATTCAAGTACTTCTGACAACGAATTAAAGTCTCCGGAAGAAAAAAGAGCCAGGGATAAAGCTTTAAACGTTGAGTTAGCGTTATCTTCAGGGGACAAAGTTCCGGAGCACGTGGAAATGACTCTCGACCTTGGTGCAAAAGTCGACCTTATTCTTTCTAGTCTCGATGCAGTGAATTCTAAACTTGAGTCAATTAACGCTGTGGTCGTTAGTCTAGAACAGAAATTGAACAAGGTACAGGGCAGAGTCGAAATGCTCGAACAAGATCAGGCCAAGTCGAAGGACACCATTAAAGATATGCATGATGGCCTCCAAGCATTGAATACCATTGTTGAAGCAAGTAAGACCGCTGGTGATAGAGTTAAGGTTTACTGCGAGGATAAATGCAAGGATCTACAAGATAAATTATTGTATGCGGAGGTTTATCAACGGCGCGAGAATCTTCGCTTTTTTGGCATAGGAGAGAAGCCCGGCAGTAAGGAAGATACCCTCGCTGTTCTTCAAGAGTTCTTTGTGCGAGTGCTGGCGATACAGCCAGAAGAAGTccttaaaattgaatttcaacGGGTGCACAGAGTGGATAAAATAAACGTAGATGGTAGGCCCAGAGCAATAATAGCGAGGTTTCTGCGGTATCAAGATAGGGAATTTATCTTTACCAAGACGAATCTTCTGAAAGATTCTCAGTTTGGCATCTCAGCGGACTTGCCGAAGGAGATTGTTAAAAGGCGCAAGGCTCAGGTTAAGAAGTTGATTGAGGCCAGAAGATCCGGTAAGCTTGCTTTTTTCAGTCGGGCGGAGCCCGATAAGCTTTATATTGACAGAGTTTTGGTACCGGTATGA